The following proteins come from a genomic window of Oncorhynchus masou masou isolate Uvic2021 chromosome 25, UVic_Omas_1.1, whole genome shotgun sequence:
- the LOC135513456 gene encoding uncharacterized protein LOC135513456: protein MPSNCLSVKTPLSKHPRSPQHIPNPPTHPQHIPNPPTHSHHIPDPNTSRTPQHNPTTSRTPNTPPPHPEPPTHPQHIPNPPTHPQHIPNPQHTPTISRTPPHPGPPTHPHHIPDPQHTPTTSRTPQHTPTTSRTPNTPPTHPGPPTHPHHILDPQHTSTTSRTPNTPPTHPIPPNTPPTHPGPPTHPHHIPNPQHTPTTSRTPQHTPTTSRTPNTPPTHPGPPTHPHHILDPQHTSTTSRTPNTSPPHPGPQHIPTTSRTPNTTPTHPGPPTHPHHILDPQHTSSTSRTPNTPPPHPGPPTHPHHILDPQHIPTTSRTPNTPPPHPGPPTHPHHILDHQHTPTTSWTPNTPPPHPGPPTHPHHIPDPQHTPTTSWTPNTRPPHPGPPTHPHHILDPQHTSTTSRTPQHTPTTSWTPNTCPPHPGPPTHPHHILDPQHTPTTSWTPNTPPPQHVL from the coding sequence ATGCCttccaactgtctgtctgtgaagACCCCCCTGTCTAAACACCCTAGGAGCCCCCAACACATCCCGAACCCCCCAACACACCCCCAACACATCCCGAACCCCCCAACACACTCCCACCACATCCCGGACCCCAACACATCCCGAACCCCCCAACACAACCCCACCACATCCCGGACCCCCAACACACCCCCACCACATCCCGAACCCCCAACACACCCCCAACACATCCCGAACCCCCCAACACACCCCCAACACATCCCGAACCCCCAACACACCCCCACCATATCCCGGACCCCACCACATCCCGGACCCCCAACACACCCCCACCACATCCCGGACCCCCAACACACCCCCACCACATCCCGAACCCCCCAACACACCCCCACCACATCCCGGACCCCCAACACACCCCCAACACATCCCGGACCCCCAACACATCCCCACCACATTCTGGACCcccaacacacctccaccacATCCCGGACCCCCAACACACCCCCAACACATCCCATACCCCCCAACACACCCCCAACACATCCCGGACCCCCAACACACCCCCACCACATCCCGAACCCCCAACACACCCCCACCACATCCCGAACCCCCCAACACACCCCCACCACATCCCGGACCCCCAACACACCCCCAACACATCCCGGACCCCCAACACACCCCCACCACATTCTGGACCcccaacacacctccaccacATCCCGGACCCCCAACACATCCCCACCACATCCCGGACCCCAACACATCCCCACCACATCCCGGACccccaacacaaccccaacacatCCCGGACCCCCAACACACCCCCACCACATTCTGGacccccaacacacctccagcacATCCCGGACCCCCAACACACCCCCACCACATCCCGGACCGCCAACACACCCCCACCACATTCTGGACCCCCAACACATCCCCACCACATCCCGGACCcccaacacacctccaccacATCCTGGACCCCCAACACACCCCCACCACATTCTGGACCACCAACACACCCCCACCACATCCTGGACCCCCAACACACCCCCACCACATCCCGGACCCCCAACACACCCCCATCACATCCCGGACCCCCAACACACCCCCACCACATCCTGGACCCCCAACACACGCCCACCACATCCTGGACCCCCAACACACCCCCACCACATTCTGGACCcccaacacacctccaccacATCCCGGACCCCCCAACACACCCCCACCACATCCTGGACCCCCAACACATGCCCACCACATCCCGGACCCCCAACACACCCCCACCACATCCTGGACCCCCAACACACCCCCACCACATCCTGGACCCCCAACACACCCCCACCACAACACGTTTTATAA